The following coding sequences lie in one Mustelus asterias chromosome 8, sMusAst1.hap1.1, whole genome shotgun sequence genomic window:
- the LOC144497067 gene encoding uncharacterized protein LOC144497067 — protein sequence MERKRFRCDVCAEDFVNSTMFLRHQMIHTGEKPFRCDVCEKSFLQSSTLQQHQQIHTGEKPFTCKTCDKSFTWSSYLHIHQRVHTGEKPFTCKMCDRSFSRSSHLREHQRIHTGEKPFTCEVCDKSFTRSSSLNEHKHLHTGEKPYRCKMCDKSFSNSSTLRQHRSIHTGEKPFTCEVCDKSFSQSSSLRHHRRIHTGEKPFKCDFCKKAFNHSSHLLSHQRSHTGEKPFMCKVCDKSFSWSVALRKHQRIHTGEKPFTCKVCDKSFSRSSHLHRHQRVHTREKPFPCKVKQPFPCKVCDQSFSKSSILRRHQRIHTGEKPFRCEVCDKSFSQLSNLHRHRRTHTGEKPFVHKVCDKSFSKSSTLHQRQPAHAGEKPLPCKVKLVHNTQERSLTGGRIPYIKELTEQEEDVRKLFDLSNPMITNGGSNMGMSKDTQLSMDTSDGDGGELTAATEIPEKTDEEGTEVNTSQQCGMAAAVEEGEECQEGKMPDLEGSVDEFKFNIVACVKEEGCDALAAVVEGGRSEPSRGEEPVALGGESLPSPLAHGQHQAHAAGEENEDDLKPLARLHQEQGQSTESYQATYNLLQQTLTEFKTHVCKDLQRNNESLQHHLHRNNEILQHHLQRNNEILQQQNEFLCQLLQRSNETLNEMRQILSPIVAPAPSGQQQPRAETYVAGRASDTGEVMS from the exons ATGGAAAGGAAACGATTCAGGTGTGATGTTTGTGCTGAAGATTTTGTGAATTCTACAATGTTTTTGAGGCACCAGatgattcacacaggggagaaaccattcaggtgtgATGTTTGTGAGAAGTCCTTTTTACAATCATCGACCCTTCAacaacaccagcaaattcacacaggTGAGAAACCCTTCACGTGCAAaacgtgtgacaaatcattcacaTGGTCATCATACCTCCACATACACCAAcgtgttcacacaggggagaaacccttcacgtGCAAAATGTGTGACAGATCATTCTCAAGGTCATCACACCTCCGAGAacaccaacgtattcacacagGTGAGAAACCCTTCAcctgtgaggtgtgtgacaaatcattcacaCGGTCATCAAGCCTTAATGAACACAAACatcttcacacaggggagaaaccctaCAGATGCAaaatgtgtgacaaatcattctcaaacTCATCGACCCTCCGTCAACATCGaagcattcacacaggggagaaacccttcacgtgcgaggtgtgtgacaaatcattctctcaGTCATCGAGCCTCCGTCATCACCGACGCATTCATACAGGAGAGAAACCCTTCAAATGTGATTTTTGTAAGAAAGCGTTCAACCACTCCTCTCATCTTCTATCACACCAGAGGagtcacacaggagagaagcccTTCATGTGcaaggtgtgtgacaaatcattctcctgGTCAGTGGCTCTCCGtaaacaccaacgcattcacacaggggagaaaccattcacctgcaaagtgtgtgacaaatcattctcacggTCATCCCACCTCCACAGACACCAACGTGTTCACACAAGGGAGAAACCCTTCCCATGCAAG GTAAAGCAACCCTTTCCATGCAAGGTGTGTGACCAATCATTCTCAAAGTCATCAATTCTCCGTAGACatcaacgcattcacacaggagagaaaccctttaggtgtgaggtgtgtgacaaatcattctcgcagTTATCGAACCTCCACAGACACCGACgcactcacacaggggagaaacctttTGTGCAcaaggtgtgtgacaaatcattctctaaGTCATCAACACTCCATCAGCGTCAACCTGCTCACGCAGGGGAGAAGCCGTTACCATGCAAG GTAAAGCTGGTCCATAATACCCAGGAACGCTCGTTGACTGGAGGGCGCATTCCATACATCAAAGAGCtgacggaacaggaggaggacgtGAGGAAGCTGTTTGACCTCTCCAACCCCATGATAACCAATGGCGGATCAAATATGGGGATGAGCAAAG ATACACAGCTGTCCATGGACACAtcagatggtgatggaggagagtTGACAGCAGCGACTGAGATTCCTGAAAAGACTGATGAGGAAGGGACTGAAGTGAATACCTCACAGCAGTGTGGCATGGCAGCTgcagtggaggagggagaggagtgtCAGGAGGGTAagatgcctgatttggagggtagtgTTGATGAGTTCAAGTTCAATATTGTGGCTTGTGTGAAGGAGGAGGGCTGTGATGCTCTGGctgctgtggtggagggagggaggtcagaACCTTCCAGAGGTGAGGAACCTGTGGCTTTGGGAGGAGAATCTCTGCCATCTCCACTAGCACACGGACAACATCAGGCCCATGCTGCTGGTGAAGAAAATGAAGATGATCTGAAACCTCTTGCACGCTTACATCAGGAACAGGGTCAAAGTACGGAGAGTTATCAGGCCACTTATAACTTGCTTCAGCAAACTCTGACTGAATTTAAGACGCATGTTTGCAAGGATCTGCAAAGAAACAATGAGAGTCTTCAGCATCATCTACACAGAAACAATGAGATTCTTCAGCATCATCTACAAAGAAACAATGAGATTCTTCAACAGCAGAATGAGTTTCTttgtcaacttctgcaaagaagcAATGAAACTTTGAATGAAATGAGGCAGATTCTGTCTCCGATTGTAGCGCCTGCACCTTCTGGCCAGCAGCAGCCCAGAGCAGAGACATATGTTGCTGGACGTGCCTCTGATACAGGCGAGGTCATGTCATGA